The Corvus cornix cornix isolate S_Up_H32 chromosome 6, ASM73873v5, whole genome shotgun sequence genome includes the window ttgatttaaaatgtgttttaaagttTGATGTGTTCCTTTTAGGGTACTTTTTAGCAGTTGTTTAAGATACGGTGAGCAAATACCACTGTATCTTACAGCCCTTCTTAGTTCTTTAATTTCGAGAGTGGGGATGGGAACCCATGTTTTAGGACTGCTAGGCTGTTGGCTAGCTATCACAGGCTTAGCTAATAGACTAAGACTTTCATCTTTACAGATTTGGCGTCTTATTTCATGCCAAtctgtgtcttggtttgaaagacaggtgtctgctaaggaatgcagaagcctcccttgaagtggcagatataaccccttttcctcCGAgttaatataattttgaaatcaagggcctttaggcaaagatgtgggaaaataggaataacagttctttactattctatatataaccagtcaaacaaaacaacaacaactatggcagtaacagcaaacacaaacccagccccagccttctcggctgtcaggccctttcccctcgggtgcagttccgctcgcagccggcaggggcgctggcggctcccggtgagcagggcaggtgcgatggttcccccgcggctgcagggggcgctccggagcgagctcggggaacacgcggcaccggtgccctgggatcccgggaagggatgggacaaaggcttcacaaaccccagACGGCTGGCCCTGGTGTCCGGCTGGAgccttgggaacagcaggctggaacggcgGGCTGGAACGGCgggctggagcggcagggacgagcaGAGATCCCAGAGGacagacgagatgtatccaaacggggaacccccTGGAGGTCcggcaggcaggcagggcgagcaggggctacagcgtagcgaaagctcgaagcagcagtggggcagggcggccacagcccggcctccagcagggcagggaaaacagctttgggatcccggcgttgtttccagaagaaagaaaaacagctgaggaaaaagaaccagcagctcctttctctgcagcttctctctccgaaTGCCGAGAGCAAagtgaccccacacccaggtgaaaacaaaagagtagccaggtcttttgtcttctcttaagTACGgccatttgtcccctagcaacatgcatatgggaaaaaattcctttaacaggaaaaaaactaggactaaactaaaaccccaacaatctGTTAATTGAGAATAATCTGAGCACTTTGGAGGACTTTTTGATTCAGAAAGTAGCGCTAACAAACTCTCAGAActagttttctctttctgggtTGCAAGATCCCCGCCGCTCGCTGGCAGGACTCTGGGGCTCATTGCAAACAAATCTGGCTGCTTTTCAGGGTTTCCTTGTGTTAGATTTAAAGCATCAGCTCTGGCAGAGCGGCTCTCCGTCCCCCCTGCCACTGGAGCTGCATCATTGCCCTCCGTTCCCCCCTGTTTGCGGCTTGTGAGGCGAGGCTGAGCTGCACGATGGCAGGATACAGCTGCGCGGTGCCGGGGGACCCCGGCGGGGGCGGCTGTGGCGTGGGGATGGggcccggcgggggcggcgATGGCACGGCCGATCTCCGTGGTGGCAGGCGAGGAGGCAGCGGGGCGCGGGGGACTGGCTCCGTGACTCCGGCACGGCCGATCTCCGTGGTGGTGGGCGAGGAGGCGGCGGGCGACGGGGCAGGGTGGAGCTGCGCAGCGGTGTGGGGTGCATGGCGAGTATTTCCACTTACGCTGCACAAGCCGGGATGAGTTTTGCGGTCCTCTTGTCCTGGCGTGATATGGCATTAAATAATTTGATTCCCACTGAGTCCCAAAAGTCTCTGGTGTAGACTGCTTTAGAGTCAGCGACTGGGACATGGGTCACAGTCCATGCTATGAGatctttcagttctttttttgcCAATTTAGTTGGACTGGACTTAATTAGAGGTTTTAGGTGCTGATAGACATCCTTCTGTTGGGCAGACACATGCTGACCCATGACTGGATTACTCGGTGCTCACCTTTGCCGACCCATCACGGCAGGTGTCTCTCGTTGAGGTCTGGTCCAGGCTCTGACCCGTTGCAGCATCCGTCCGGCCTCCACACGCCTTCGTTTCAGGTGTCTCCTCTCGTTAGCAGCTGCACACGCTTTCCTTTCAAGCGTCTCGTTTGCAGCTACTCAGGTCACTTCGTTTCAGCAACTGCACATTCACCGAGAAGTCTCCTATATGCggaaaaaatccctttttgcCCCTCTATAATGCTGAGCACCAATTTATAGGAGAAATTttcacgaaggatgtctggacttcaggtggctctcttgaaagctgtttattgctgtagtggttttggttcaaaatattcattacttacttattttccttctgtgagataagaattaggagaaaccaaagcaggcacaaaccttaaacagttgcagtacaatgaaagagttttattactaacagaattaaaagtaaagagaaataacaagaaattaaagcaagtcgtcccccccccc containing:
- the LOC120410184 gene encoding uncharacterized protein LOC120410184, whose protein sequence is MSQSLTLKQSTPETFGTQWESNYLMPYHARTRGPQNSSRLVQRKWKYSPCTPHRCAAPPCPVARRLLAHHHGDRPCRSHGASPPRPAASSPATTEIGRAIAAPAGPHPHATAAPAGVPRHRAAVSCHRAAQPRLTSRKQGGTEGNDAAPVAGGTESRSARADALNLTQGNPEKQPDLFAMSPRVLPASGGDLATQKEKTSSESLLALLSESKSPPKCSDYSQLTDWHEIRRQICKDESLSLLAKPVIASQQPSSPKTWVPIPTLEIKELRRAVRYSGICSPYLKQLLKSTLKGTHQTLKHILNQQKGGEAQATPQRRLNKALYVYNFLSSSAEEPDPPIYRHFLNKKKAKLKEHPQF